The following are encoded together in the Deinococcus soli (ex Cha et al. 2016) genome:
- a CDS encoding nitrite/sulfite reductase: MSDIEALKKAVPPFQIFDLIPQYAEQGFIDPERIDLLKWAGVYPQRPQEDGFLMMRVRVPAAEFSSATMREVANIAEEYGRGFLDVTDRQAFQFHWLTIQDIPRIFERLEPLGLHPKGACGDTVRAVIASPLAGLDAREIIDVRPLAHAMEGTLTGNPDFQDLPRKFKMSITAVPELEGIHMINDIGFLAHRVNGEVGFDVWVGGGLGAVAHLSKRLGVFIRPEEVVEVGQAITAAYRDHGYRQNRKKSRLKFLIKDLGVEKFREIVENDYLGRRLHDGPAAPVARFGGNDVLGVNPQADGLNYVVVATTVGRIDPTKARVLADLADRYGKGVLRTTAFQNMVIPHVATDDVEALSAELAAINLAPKATIRGTTIACTGNQFCRLALTETKARTAALVDHLEPLTLAMDVPFTINLTGCSNACTRYQVADLGFMGANKTDKDGTVHEVYNVHLAGSIGQAQRTGTKLKGAVPAEQLNAYAEAVLTDFQANKHAGESFVEYADRVGADQFTPDAVLGGREAVTA; this comes from the coding sequence ATGAGTGACATCGAAGCCCTGAAGAAAGCCGTACCGCCCTTCCAGATTTTCGACCTGATCCCCCAGTACGCCGAGCAGGGATTCATCGACCCCGAGCGGATCGACCTGCTCAAGTGGGCCGGGGTGTACCCGCAGCGCCCGCAGGAGGACGGCTTCCTGATGATGCGCGTGCGCGTCCCCGCCGCCGAGTTCTCCAGCGCGACCATGCGCGAGGTGGCGAACATCGCCGAGGAGTACGGTCGGGGCTTCCTGGACGTCACGGACCGGCAGGCGTTCCAGTTCCACTGGCTGACCATTCAGGATATTCCGCGCATCTTCGAGCGGCTGGAACCGCTGGGCCTGCACCCCAAGGGCGCGTGCGGCGACACCGTGCGCGCCGTGATCGCCAGCCCCCTGGCCGGCCTGGACGCCCGCGAGATCATCGACGTGCGCCCCCTGGCCCACGCCATGGAAGGCACCCTGACCGGCAACCCCGACTTCCAGGACCTGCCGCGCAAGTTCAAGATGAGCATCACGGCGGTGCCGGAACTGGAAGGCATCCACATGATCAACGACATCGGCTTCCTCGCGCACCGCGTGAACGGTGAGGTCGGCTTCGACGTGTGGGTGGGCGGCGGCCTGGGCGCCGTGGCGCACCTGTCCAAGCGCCTGGGCGTGTTCATCCGCCCCGAGGAGGTCGTGGAGGTCGGGCAGGCCATCACCGCCGCGTACCGCGACCACGGCTACCGTCAGAACCGCAAGAAGAGCCGCCTGAAGTTCCTGATCAAGGACCTGGGCGTCGAGAAGTTCCGTGAGATCGTCGAGAACGACTACCTGGGCCGCAGGTTGCATGACGGTCCCGCCGCGCCTGTCGCGCGCTTCGGCGGGAACGACGTGCTGGGCGTGAACCCGCAGGCGGACGGCCTGAACTACGTGGTCGTGGCGACCACCGTGGGCCGCATCGACCCCACCAAGGCCCGCGTCCTGGCCGATCTGGCCGACCGCTACGGCAAGGGCGTGCTGCGCACCACCGCGTTCCAGAACATGGTGATCCCCCACGTCGCCACGGACGACGTCGAGGCCCTGAGCGCCGAGCTGGCCGCGATCAACCTCGCGCCGAAGGCGACCATCCGGGGCACGACCATCGCCTGCACCGGAAACCAGTTCTGCCGCCTCGCGCTGACCGAGACGAAGGCCCGCACCGCCGCGCTGGTCGATCACCTCGAACCGCTGACGCTGGCGATGGACGTGCCGTTCACGATCAACCTGACCGGGTGCAGCAACGCCTGCACGCGTTATCAGGTGGCCGACCTGGGCTTCATGGGCGCCAACAAGACCGACAAGGACGGCACCGTGCACGAGGTGTACAACGTGCACCTGGCCGGGAGCATCGGGCAGGCGCAGCGCACCGGCACCAAGCTGAAGGGCGCGGTGCCCGCCGAGCAGCTGAACGCGTACGCGGAAGCGGTCCTGACGGACTTCCAGGCGAACAAGCACGCGGGGGAGAGCTTCGTGGAGTACGCCGACCGCGTGGGCGCCGACCAGTTCACGCCGGACGCCGTGCTGGGCGGGCGTGAGGCGGTGACGGCGTGA
- the cysC gene encoding adenylyl-sulfate kinase yields the protein MTAVAEQAVGTGRVVWLTGLSGAGKSTLASALHEELLARGVAVELLDGDAVRENLSKGLGFSKADRDTNVRRIGFVAGLLAKHGVTVLVSAISPYADTRREVLAGLPDALEVFVDAPLDVVTARDVKGLYLKAIAGEIPHFTGVSDPYEAPESPDLHLRTDRISVEDGVRQLLEKLGV from the coding sequence GTGACCGCCGTGGCCGAGCAGGCCGTGGGGACGGGCCGCGTGGTGTGGCTGACCGGCCTCAGCGGCGCCGGGAAAAGCACCCTGGCGAGTGCCCTGCACGAGGAACTCCTGGCCCGCGGCGTGGCCGTCGAGCTGCTGGACGGCGACGCGGTGCGCGAGAACCTCAGCAAGGGCCTGGGCTTCTCGAAGGCCGACCGGGACACGAACGTGCGCCGCATCGGCTTCGTGGCGGGCCTGCTCGCCAAACACGGCGTGACGGTCCTGGTCAGCGCGATCAGCCCCTACGCCGACACGCGCCGCGAGGTGCTGGCCGGCCTGCCGGACGCGCTGGAGGTCTTCGTGGACGCCCCGCTGGACGTCGTGACGGCGCGGGACGTGAAGGGCCTGTACCTGAAGGCGATCGCCGGGGAGATCCCGCACTTCACCGGGGTCAGCGATCCCTACGAGGCGCCCGAGAGCCCGGACCTGCACCTGCGCACCGACCGCATCAGCGTCGAGGACGGTGTGCGGCAGCTGCTGGAGAAACTGGGCGTATGA
- a CDS encoding phosphoadenylyl-sulfate reductase: protein MTATSPRPDFTPDSDPLDVIRWTLETHPDVLMPSAFNLNGVVLLDLAVKAGYRGEVVFVDTGYHFPETLATRDRLAARYPELTFVTLHDGASPEDGQTDPALYASDPDACCAVRKVTPLQAYLRSKAPSALLNARSRDQASTRADIPFIEDGARVKVNPLAHWTREMLETYAREQDLPVNPLYWDGFLSVGCWTCTRAVRPGEDARAGRWAGKGKTECGLWAGENRL from the coding sequence ATGACCGCCACCTCGCCCCGACCCGACTTCACGCCGGACAGCGACCCGCTGGACGTGATCCGCTGGACGCTTGAAACGCACCCGGACGTCCTGATGCCCAGCGCGTTCAACCTGAACGGCGTGGTGCTGCTCGATCTGGCCGTGAAGGCCGGGTACCGGGGCGAGGTGGTGTTCGTGGACACCGGCTACCACTTCCCCGAGACGCTGGCGACCCGTGACCGGCTGGCCGCCCGCTACCCGGAACTGACGTTCGTGACCCTGCACGACGGCGCGAGTCCCGAGGACGGACAGACCGACCCGGCGCTGTACGCCAGCGATCCGGACGCCTGCTGCGCAGTGCGGAAGGTCACGCCCCTCCAGGCGTACCTGCGCAGCAAGGCCCCGTCGGCGCTGCTGAACGCCCGCAGCCGCGATCAGGCGAGCACCCGCGCGGACATCCCGTTCATCGAGGACGGCGCGCGCGTGAAGGTGAACCCGCTGGCCCACTGGACGCGCGAGATGCTGGAAACCTACGCGCGGGAGCAGGACCTGCCGGTAAACCCGCTGTACTGGGACGGCTTCCTGAGCGTCGGCTGCTGGACCTGCACGCGCGCTGTGCGCCCCGGCGAGGACGCCCGCGCGGGCCGCTGGGCCGGGAAGGGCAAGACCGAGTGCGGCCTGTGGGCCGGGGAGAACAGGCTGTGA